The following are encoded in a window of Podospora pseudoanserina strain CBS 124.78 chromosome 6, whole genome shotgun sequence genomic DNA:
- a CDS encoding hypothetical protein (EggNog:ENOG503PBAK), protein MSAPSAAHGGTAPLASLTSIFTPPCSTTWLLTTTRLLSQYPPFPTAGPASCDPPSWQSNIAGGGFHYYSPAVCPEGFHVGPSCGLTRTRTAEGFPAVEKGETVAYCVPKGLTCTTDITDYRGGVWGYTRDGTAWGARVTVGPAIQIRWVEADLTLFETHPLTPGLTLAKSEMGVATAVARSFTTVISIDDADSTSLIIDTTPNHDGGRGPSIETGGAAPDTREPDTAASNGGNTSGFVIGNLNQGSSIVVMVVVSLIGALILSTIAWCLIRRYKRKKGLEKEMQHSNNATHQEVGRQHHRAYAPGTSRRSGPRLDPRERMQMDAQKVLPSDPPIAMKKHLPQPALRIDPQQRPKPTPRRGYSELDTSSPALGSAPNPAELEGDTIETPAKSWVVHQRSWLRSPSVYHPLQSPRSFRSSRSARRTVRESFGEKVNDPATALGRLRIPSAARSTMSRSSPTSASPRSGSFWRIPRSPRSPRTPTSTRLSQQIPRPPPIKSGLSNETSLSNTPPDILERRDGEGPGSGHHDSR, encoded by the coding sequence ATGTCAGCTCCCAGTGCAGCCCATGGTGGCACGGCACCATTGGCTTCATTAACTTCCATATTTACGCCCCCGTGCTCCACCACCTGGCTCCTGACGACCACCAGGCTGCTTTCACAGTATCCGCCCTTCCCAACGGCCGGCCCAGCATCCTGTGACCCGCCCTCCTGGCAGTCCAACATCGCTGGCGGAGGTTTTCACTATTACTCTCCCGCTGTCTGCCCCGAAGGGTTCCATGTTGGTCCCAGTTGCGGTTTAACCAGGACAAGAACAGCCGAGGGTTTTCCTGCAGTCGAAAAGGGAGAGACTGTTGCATACTGCGTACCAAAGGGCCTTACTTGCACCACAGATATCACCGACTACCGCGGCGGCGTATGGGGCTATACTCGTGATGGAACAGCCTGGGGTGCTAGAGTAACAGTTGGGCCAGCAATCCAGATCCGCTGGGTGGAAGCCGACTTAACCTTGTTCGAGACACATCCCCTCACGCCGGGCTTGACACTCGCCAAGAGCGAAATGGGTGTTGCCACAGCTGTTGCCCGGTCTTTCACCACCGTCATATCGATTGACGATGCCGACTCGACGAGCCTCATTATCGACACCACACCAAACCACGATGGGGGTCGAGGGCCTAGTATCGAAACCGGGGGGGCAGCGCCAGACACCAGGGAACCAGACACCGCGGCATCAAACGGGGGTAATACAAGCGGCTTTGTGATTGGAAACTTGAACCAGGGATCAAGCAtcgtggtgatggtggtggtctcacTCATCGGAGCACTCATCCTCTCGACGATAGCTTGGTGCTTGATTAGACGATATAAGCGGAAAAAGggactggagaaggagatgcagCATTCCAACAACGCCACGCATCAGGAAGTTGGACGGCAACATCATCGGGCATATGCTCCGGGAACGTCGAGAAGAAGCGGACCGAGACTAGACCCTCGTGAGAGAATGCAGATGGATGCCCAAAAAGTACTGCCATCTGACCCTCCAATTGCCATGAAGAAGCACTTGCCCCAACCAGCCCTGAGGATTGACCCACAACAAAGGCCAAAACCGACTCCACGACGCGGATACTCCGAGCTCGATACCAGCTCACCAGCTCTTGGGAGCGCACCAAATCCCGCTGAGCTCGAGGGAGACACCATAGAAACACCAGCAAAATCATGGGTTGTCCACCAAAGATCATGGCTAAGAAGCCCCTCTGTCtatcaccctctccaatcTCCACGGTCTTTCCGTTCTTCGAGGTCGGCGCGGCGGACGGTGAGAGAATCGTTCGGCGAAAAGGTCAACGACCCGGCAACAGCGCTGGGACGGCTGAGAATACCATCAGCTGCAAGGTCGACAATGTCCAGGTCATCGCCCACATCAGCCAGTCCCCGATCAGGGAGCTTCTGGCGGATACCGCGAAGCCCAAGGAGCCCCAGGACTCCAACAAGTACCAGATTGAGCCAGCAAATaccccgaccaccaccaatcaAGTCTGGTCTCAGCAATGAAACGTCACTGTCGAATACGCCGCCAGACATTCTTGAGCGGCGCGACGGGGAGGGCCCCGGGAGTGGGCATCATGATTCGAGGTGA
- a CDS encoding hypothetical protein (EggNog:ENOG503PWN7) produces the protein MSSDKPHFNTTIFTQPSTDLTTSLVSSPTTTTKSPSPTRTAAARTRAMSVTEEWQPVIDRRQSWSAQEYSHEMHSKLAQQHDLRGSIGDRSVERDNGQGFSER, from the coding sequence atgtccTCCGACAAACCCcacttcaacaccacaatcttcacccaaccctccacagacctcaccacctccctagtctcctccccaacaaccacaaccaaatccccctccccaacccgcaccgccgccgcccgcaCCCGCGCCATGTCCGTGACAGAGGAATGGCAGCCCGTCATCGACCGCCGCCAGAGCTGGTCCGCCCAAGAGTACTCCCACGAGATGCATTCCAAGCTCGCCCAGCAGCACGACCTGCGGGGATCCATCGGCGACCGGTCGGTGGAGAGGGACAACGGGCAGGGGTTTAGTGAGCGTTAA
- a CDS encoding hypothetical protein (EggNog:ENOG503P22H; COG:S), translating into MSSLTAASTLTRRARCAQATPSSVGAVLNLHQQQTRSFRFSRTWIVHIDADHDRDICRRYRFARQRYADILHRHLSWDKNSFSRPSNPSKSSPYDYWRTDQSPSLSRNRWASSNIPNKTPGNPTGIRPGQNIEDAERAPLEHLLFGKQERRAKVTALDPADVTKTFKSYRSQFAGFQPPPLGVAQEPIFYDGPPPEAELKLYGKVKIDSEPWAAVPKKPAPAPRSQSVPDVVNALNDKHAEVLWNESNITGLGQGLNTSEYNDLDKYTPVVDPASDPVKDQPEEYKDLGRYVPIKHQEPDGKPTGQEESSEYEDLDKYGPVRSHEPDGKYKIDPDSEPAPEDLGKYEDGVSSHEPDGKYKHIQQASVSSEKLDKYDAAVRAHEPDGRYAPVLAEPNLDPAEIAEYSKPFLSHEPDGKYAEAYVRPSQDEAELARYEAFRSHEPDGKYAPEQYQAGYDPVELQTYIPFRSHEPDGKYAASHVAPTRDPAELKSYRAFRSHEPDGKYAVSEAESDPERVELDSYKAVRSCEPDGKYAANINASITEPTDLDEYQGGFRSNEPDGKYAPSAEDLNEGPDLGNHEAFTLEDSETSRTAQRQNAIPAAKDESEITTEFRKVVQELMANPTAESALTSQRSSSHQSSDGKETPTPKKSKRLTGQTETTPANLSEPVLYKILAYDPVMQAIDVAETTSVVPDSATPLSPAEVLLRISNPARFFPHFAPLQAQGFEIVSGSGDVLIFRKVREPVVAKEEQVASTKTVPASSPTSPVNPIDMTGGGLVPEYNVAAGRFASPTGFVNYDLPSEKTIGRYVPQGETFFSPGQRAEEMHERHSAWEEKQKKEKKKGSLLKRLAVSAAGVAGVSFGVAVLAEGMKNEGKGVKVVKKN; encoded by the exons ATGTCCTCGTTAACAGCCGCATCCACCCTTACTCGCCGAGCTCGCTGTGCTCAGGCTACACCAAGCTCGGTTGGGGCtgtcctcaacctccaccagcaacaaacacGCAGCTTCAGGTTCAGCCGAACATGGATCGTCCACATCGACGCTGACCATGACCGAGATATATGCCGCCGCTACCGCTTCGCTCGCCAGAGATATGCCGACATACTCCATCGGCATCTTTCCTGGGACAAGAACAGCTTCAGCAGGCCATCAAACCCATCCAAGTCCTCACCCTACGATTACTGGCGCACCGATCAATCGCCGAGTCTTTCCAGGAACAGATGGGCCAGCAGCAATATCCCCAACAAGACCCCCGGGAACCCCACTGGCATCCGGCCTGGCCAAAACATTGAGGATGCTGAGAGGGCGCCACTGGAGCACTTGCTTTTCGGCAAGCAGGAGCGGCGGGCCAAAGTCACAGCGCTTGATCCGGCAGACGTCACCAAAACCTTCAAGTCGTATCGTTCCCAGTTCGCGGGATTTCAGCCCCCACCACTCGGTGTTGCACAGGAGCCGATATTCTACGACGGCCCGCCACCCGAGGCGGAGTTGAAACTCTacggcaaggtcaagatcGATTCAGAACCTTGGGCCGCTGTCCCGAAAAagccagctccagctccgcGTAGCCAGTCTGTTCCAGATGTCGTCAATGCTCTTAACGATAAGCATGCCGAGGTCTTGTGGAACGAAAGCAACATCACTGGATTGGGACAAGGTCTTAACACATCCGAGTATAACGACCTGGACAAGTATACACCCGTTGTCGATCCAGCCTCAGACCCAGTTAAGGATCAACCCGAGGAGTACAAAGATCTCGGCAGATATGTTCCAATCAAGCATCAGGAACCGGATGGAAAGCCCACGGGCCAAGAAGAGTCTTCCGAGTACGAAGACCTCGACAAATACGGGCCTGTGCGCTCTCATGAGCCGGATGGGAAGTACAAGATCGATCCAGACTCAGAACCTGCACCAGAAGACCTTGGGAAGTATGAGGATGGCGTCAGCTCGCACGAACCTGACGGAAAGTACAAACACATACAGCAGGCTTCGGTGAGTTCAGAGAAGTTGGACAAATACGATGCGGCTGTTCGTGCACATGAACCGGATGGGAGATACGCCCCTGTCTTGGCTGAACCCAACCTCGATCCCGCTGAGATTGCAGAGTACAGCAAGCCATTTTTGAGCCATGAACCCGATGGAAAGTATGCAGAAGCCTATGTTCGACCGTCGCAAGATGAAGCTGAACTCGCACGATACGAGGCTTTCCGCAGTCACGAGCCGGATGGAAAATATGCGCCCGAACAGTATCAGGCTGGTTACGATCCTGTCGAGCTCCAGACATATATCCCTTTCCGCAGTCACGAGCCCGATGGCAAGTACGCGGCATCCCATGTCGCGCCCACACGGGATCCAGCCGAGTTGAAGAGCTACAGAGCCTTCCGGAGCCATGAGCCTGATGGGAAGTATGCGGTATCTGAGGCCGAATCTGACCCCGAACGAGTGGAACTGGACAGTTACAAGGCAGTACGAAGTTGCGAGCCTGACGGCAAATACGCCGCAAACATCAACGCCTCAATCACAGAGCCAACTGATCTGGACGAGTATCAAGGGGGGTTTCGCAGCAATGAGCCAGACGGCAAGTATGCGCCCTCGGCAGAAGACTTGAATGAGGGCCCCGACTTGGGCAATCACGAAGCGTTTACACTGGAGGACTCCGAGACGAGTCGCACTGCTCAACGGCAGAATGCCATACCCGCAGCCAAGGATGAGTCCGAGATCACCACTGAGTTCCGAAAGGTCGTTCAGGAGTTGATGGCCAATCCAACTGCCGAATCCGCTCTCACCTCACAGAGGTCATCGAGCCACCAATCTTCAGATGGCAAAGAGACGCCCACACCCAAAAAGTCTAAACGACTCACTGGCCA AACTGAGACAACTCCCGCCAACCTCTCAGAACCAGTACTCTACAAGATTTTGGCCTATGACCCCGTGATGCAGGCAATAGATGTTGCCGAGACCACGTCTGTCGTGCCAGACAGCGCCACACCCTTGAGCCCAGCCGAGGTTCTTCTTCGGATATCCAACCCCGCCCGCTTCTTCCCTCATTTTGcccctctccaagctcagGGCTTCGAGATCGTTTCCGGCAGCGGCGATGTCCTCATCTTCCGCAAGGTTCGTGAGCCAGTCGTTGCCAAGGAGGAACAGGTCGCTTCTACCAAGACGGTCCCAGCTTCATCGCCCACTTCACCTGTCAACCCTATCGACATGACTGGCGGTGGCCTTGTCCCGGAGTACAATGTCGCGGCCGGCCGGTTTGCTAGTCCCACTGGCTTCGTCAACTACGACTTGCCTTCGGAGAAGACGATCGGCCGCTATGTTCCGCAGGGTGAGACTTTCTTTAGCCCGGGTCAGAGAGCAGAGGAGATGCATGAGAGGCACTCggcgtgggaggagaagcagaagaaggagaagaagaaagggAGTCTTCTCAAGCGTCTTGCTGTTAGCGCGGCTGGGGTTGCGGGTGTTTcgtttggtgttgctgtgctAGCTGAGGGGATGAAGAatgaggggaagggggtgaaggtggtTAAGAAGAACTGA
- a CDS encoding hypothetical protein (BUSCO:EOG09260274; COG:O; EggNog:ENOG503NVQV), producing the protein MGLGTPKAGFGGFGGVASTSPTLSYLTPPPDFSEIPLEVVVSFKSLLKKASATKEKALQDILAHEQNRSSDTNGPEESVIQAFVQLYPRLSIDDSARVRELSHQVLIQLLNSAKKRIAKHLPLFVGPWLAGTFDRDRRVSKAASEGLASFLQTKEKEVAFWKSVQVRALDYATTSLKETPTSLSDERSTTKQDSDAKYYRVVGASVCLTLNLLAKGELDALKDGIAVYLELDALWFLAKAEDPFVRRSFYHLIRSILDIAPELLKRRLQQLGRALIADSFKGNQSGSATDFLKALTALTRQYSQVWGTQQHPVQRLEKFVSRGSQGGSDEYWRASSQLLSVLTDKFPSPSLDIVSALLGSIRKGIFDRLETRSGRQQAFDLYAHAVELYLPALVPNAEFVKDNVSSLTRQFLHPNPEVSTPSPQQPDILVQLWQALVRHPGSEVRQTVELQWQNIVDEFLSRVSNSLPEVSERYQASQLAVAAEGERWFSVLSRFSKAASLHDLAVSSSTRIIQSALDLLLRRNFKPFGCAAILQSAYRHCPDIYRGIDTTSMIFPANGNEHARTLVTTPSLPYIISDLHETAGDRLEEIWGLLFAASTQISDRGASISAVKTLVSIPSTFKFVQDLPQAQQFLISVWSEFAKSDDLGAPWAQLAETSLDFNTLTVESIKTITTTVIGLLEEPSSRAPALQALDLVLTHAPESSIIDDDQSVRLITTLLALTEISDTPIAEKAKGLFQLLQHRPTESPPLFRILASQLHEAGPASLDIDTLVAQAVAAVQSKVLPAEDVFPSTVAWQTELSWFLNTPNPSLSLTSSMDGSYFLVQGSESTNKPSPGRDSKGRSSPARMALFTAKLLSSGVELSSLPLEFQLELIYLLCVTNMLAADQLALSEENRLWRNIRGQDTDDEILEYTELASNEVSNIVAASVNWRDLDMSGDSLVERLVNFMLQTVRGFNAAAFYTAKALAALLQALVKAHGPLAKLEEWLTKLGLTRVTPDSTFVAAAILVGLNDALASSKTISTLCARLFSEIPGYSIGSPRTLPSLVLLNLCLAVYDESQIPVEPRKQVLVLQQVTKWTDSPEEMDYRLAAETCKAITKIFPNVKEVYGPFWEKSIQYCLWLWGQAARDDTSNRLPYIYASLKLMQALKSAEEVNDDLDDALAENKRAESEALIALLSVPHDAPATLPSQLVDALLSRTVSKIPNVKLGELSDVYQAVASPSRDIQKAAFGLLHRTIPAAQEEISVNVIIEKKPANLPAELLSLLLNAPSPDDYTDEELYQFPAPVRSYLLTWHLVFDAYSKASYRVRSDYTENLKKDDLISPLLGFLADVLGHALARAIDLDKEGFTPEHVRSYSIDLADSEPAERDMNWLLIHLFYLILKYVPGLFKSWYLDCSSKQTKVAIQSWMGRFFSPLIISDLLDEVTEWSANQGDLEGGTDAEALEIKVNKPVREITASYPVDDDFGTIQIVVPQSYPLEPVDVMSVKRVAIKEDKWQSWLKGIKAVIMFGNCSLVDGLMAFRRNISLAVKDQEECAICYSIVAQDKSLPDKKCGTCNHYFHRYCLYKWFHNSGKNTCPLCRNPIDYLGSDTSKRKGGR; encoded by the exons ATGGGACTGGGTACACCAAAAGCTGGCTttgggggatttggaggggtCGCATCAACTTCGCCAACACTGTCCTATCTTACACCTCCACCCGACTTCTCGGAAATCCCATTAGAGGTAGTTGTGTCCTTCAAGAGcctgttgaagaaggcaagCGCCACCAAAGAGAAGGCGTTGCAAGACATCCTAGCACATGAGCAAAACCGGTCCTCCGACACCAATGGCCCAGAGGAGTCAGTAATACAAGCATTT GTCCAACTCTACCCTCGGCTATCCATCGATGACTCTGCACGAGTACGCGAGCTTTCCCACCAAGTCCTGATCCAGCTGCTCAACTCCGCAAAGAAGCGCATCGCGAAACACCTTCCACTGTTCGTAGGAccttggctggctgggacATTTGACAGAGACAGGCGCGTCTCCAAAGCCGCGAGCGAGGGGCTTGCTTCATTTCTacaaacaaaagagaaagaggtgGCTTTTTGGAAGTCTGTTCAAGTCCGAGCCCTGGACTATGCGACGACTTCTTTGAAGGAAACGCCCACGTCGCTCAGTGATGAACGCTCGACAACCAAACAAGACTCTGATGCCAAGTACTACCGAGTAGTTGGCGCAAGTGTTTGCTTGACACTGAATCTGTTGGCAAAAGGAGAACTTGATGCTCTGAAGGATGGCATTGCGGTGTACCTAGAGCTCGATGCGCTCTGGTTTTTGGCCAAAGCGGAAGATCCATTTGTACGGCGGTCATTCTATCATTTAATTCGATCAATCCTGGACATAGCCCCTGAGCTCTTGAAACGAAGACTGCAACAGTTGGGACGGGCGTTGATCGCAGACAGCTTCAAAGGCAACCAATCTGGGTCTGCAACAGACTTTCTCAAGGCGCTGACAGCTTTGACCCGCCAATATTCCCAAGTATGGGGCACACAGCAACACCCCGTTCAGAGGCTGGAGAAGTTTGTCTCCCGTGGTTCACAAGGTGGATCTGATGAGTACTGGCGCGCTTCAAGCCAGCTCCTGTCGGTGCTGACAGACAAGTTCCCGTCACCGTCGTTGGACATCGTGTCCGCGCTTCTGGGCTCCATTAGAAAGGGAATATTTGATCGGCTGGAAACCCGTTCTGGTCGCCAACAGGCGTTTGACTTGTATGCACACGCTGTCGAACTTTACCTACCAGCACTTGTACCGAACGCCGAGTTTGTGAAGGACAACGTCTCGTCTCTCACGCGACAGTTCTTGCACCCAAATCCTGAAGTCTCTACACCATCTCCACAACAGCCTGACATTCTTGTTCAGCTTTGGCAAGCTTTGGTTCGGCACCCCGGTAGTGAAGTCCGCCAGACCGTGGAATTACAGTGGCAAAATATTGTCGACGAGTTCCTCTCGAGAGTATCGAACTCCCTGCCTGAGGTCTCAGAACGGTACCAAGCCTCTCAGCTTGCAGTAGCAGCGGAAGGGGAACGATGGTTTTCTGTACTCTCCAGGTTTTCCAAAGCTGCATCCCTCCATGACCTTGCCGTGTCTTCGTCGACCAGGATCATACAAAGCGCTTTGGATTTGCTGCTCAGGCGAAACTTCAAGCCCTTTGGGTGTGCCGCCATCTTGCAGTCGGCATATCGACATTGCCCTGACATTTACCGTGGCATCGACACGACATCCATGATCTTCCCAGCGAACGGAAACGAGCATGCGCGAACTTTGGTCACCACCCCTTCACTGCCTTACATCATTTCCGACCTCCATGAAACAGCCGGCGATCGTCTTGAAGAAATTTGGGGCCTGCTTTTTGCGGCTTCTACCCAGATATCGGATCGCGGAGCAAGCATTTCGGCAGTCAAAACTTTGGTCTCGATACCCTCCACGTTCAAGTTTGTCCAGGACCTCCCTCAAGCCCAGCAGTTCCTCATCTCAGTGTGGTCAGAGTTTGCAAAATCTGATGATTTGGGTGCTCCTTGGGCCCAGCTAGCAGAAACCTCTTTGGACTTCAATACTTTGACAGTCGAGTCCATCAAAACAATTACTACCACCGTAATCGGCCTTTTGGAGGAGCCATCGTCCCGTGCACCTGCACTTCAGGCCCTAGACTTGGTCCTTACACATGCGCCTGAGAGCTCCATCATTGACGACGATCAATCGGTGCGCCTCATCACTACTTTGCTTGCCCTCACCGAGATTTCCGATACACCTATCGCCGAGAAGGCCAAAGGATTGTTCCAGTTGCTACAGCATCGGCCAACAGAGTCTCCACCACTTTTCAGAATCCTCGCCAGCCAGCTCCATGAAGCAGGTCCTGCATCTCTTGA CATCGACACATTGGTTGCTCAAGCGGTTGCCGCTGTCCAGTCCAAGGTCCTTCCGGCCGAGGATGTTTTTCCAAGTACTGTGGCCTGGCAAACCGAGCTCTCCTGgttcctcaacacccccaatcCGTCTTTGTCGTTGACTAGCAGTATGGATGGATCGTACTTCCTTGTCCAGGGCAGCGAAAGTACGAACAAGCCGTCACCAGGTCGCGACAGCAAAGGCCGTTCTTCCCCTGCAAGAATGGCACTTTTCACGGCGAAGTTGCTATCATCCGGTGTCGAGCTCTCGTCTTTGCCTCTGGAGTTTCAGCTGGAACTGATCTATCTCCTCTGCGTGACTAACATGCTCGCGGCCGATCAGCTCGCACTGTCGGAGGAAAACCGGCTATGGAGGAACATCCGTGGTCAAGATACCGATGACGAGATTCTAGAGTACACAGAACTTGCCTCAAATGAGGTCAGCAACATTGTTGCTGCATCTGTGAACTGGCGAGACCTTGACATGTCAGGAGACAGCCTGGTAGAACGACTTGTGAACTTCATGCTCCAGACAGTCCGGGGCTTCAATGCTGCTGCCTTTTACACTGCCAAGGCTCTCGCTGCTCTCCTTCAAGCACTGGTCAAGGCTCATGGACCTTTGGCTAAGTTGGAGGAATGGCTGACCAAACTCGGCCTTACCCGCGTCACACCTGACTCGACGTTTGTTGCAGCCGCTATACTTGTCGGTCTGAATGATGCATTGGCTTCTTCCAAGACCATCAGCACACTCTGTGCTCGCCTGTTCAGTGAGATCCCAGGATACTCCATTGGATCTCCCCGCACACTTCCATCGCTGGTCTTGCTGAATCTTTGCCTGGCTGTCTATGATGAGAGTCAAATACCAGTGGAGCCACGCAAACAGGTTCTCGTGTTGCAGCAGGTGACCAAGTGGACCGACTCCCCAGAGGAGATGGACTACAGGCTCGCGGCTGAGACCTGCAAAGCCATAACTAAGATCTTCCCCAATGTCAAGGAGGTTTACGGACCATTTTGGGAGAAGTCAATTCAGTACTGTCTTTGGCTGTGGGGTCAGGCTGCGCGCGATGATACCAGCAATCGCCTACCGTACATCTACGCATCGCTCAAGCTGATGCAAGCGCTAAAATCGGCTGAGGAGGTCAACGATGACCTTGACGATGCACTTGCAGAAAATAAAAGGGCCGAGTCCGAGGCCCTGATCGCCCTCCTGAGTGTACCGCACGATGCGCCAGCCACACTGCCTAGTCAGCTTGTTGATGCACTCTTATCGCGGACGGTTTCGAAGATCCCCAACGTCAAGCTTGGCGAACTATCCGACGTTTACCAGGCAGTTGCGTCACCGTCTAGAGATATCCAAAAGGCTGCGTTTGGCCTTCTCCATCGGACTATCCCCGCAGCCCAGGAAGAAATCAGCGTTAATGTCATCATTGAGAAGAAGC CTGCCAATCTTCCCGCTGAGCTTCTGTCGCTGCTCCTCAACGCACCGAGCCCCGATGACTATACGGATGAAGAGCTTTACCAGTTTCCAGCTCCAGTCCGATCTTACCTTCTAACATGGCATCTAGTCTTTGATGCGTACAGCAAGGCTTCATACCGGGTTCGCAGCGACTACACCGAGAATCTCAAGAAGGATGATCTTATCAGTCCACTActgggcttcttggccgacGTCCTTGGTCATGCTCTGGCCAGGGCCATTGACCTGGACAAAGAAGGCTTCACGCCCGAGCATGTCCGCTCCTACAGCATCGACTTGGCTGACTCGGAACCTGCTGAGCGTGATATGAACTGGTTACTCATCCACCTGTTCTACCTGATCCTGAAGTATGTTCCTGGTCTGTTCAAGTCATGGTATCTTGACTGCTCTTCCAAGCAGACCAAGGTCGCGATTCAGTCGTGGATGGGTCGGTTCTTCTCGCCGTTGATCATTTCCGACCTGTTGGATGAAGTGACTGAGTGGTCTGCCAACCAAGGCGACCTCGAAGGGGGGACAGATGCGGAAGCCCTCGAGATCAAGGTTAACAAGCCTGTCCGAGAGATCACTGCCTCGTACCCGGTGGATGACGACTTTGGCACGATCCAGATCGTCGTGCCTCAGTCGTACCCGTTGGAGCCTGTCGATGTCATGAGCGTCAAGCGCGTGGCTATCAAGGAGGACAAGTGGCAGTCTTGGTTGAAGGGCATCAAAGCTGTCATTATGTTTGGCAACTGTAGCTTGGTGGATGGATTGATGGCGTTCCGGCGAAATATCTCGCTTGCGGTGAAGGACCAGGAGGAGTGCGCGATTTGCTACTCGATCGTGGCGCAGGACAAGAGCTTGCCGGACAAGAAGTGCGGGACGTGCAATCACTACTTTCATCGGTATTGTTTGTACAAGTGGTTCCATAACAGCGGGAAGAATACTTGCCCGCTGTGCAGGAATCCGATTGACTATTTGGGGTCGGATACTtcgaagaggaagggggggaggtag